The following coding sequences lie in one Spirosoma sp. KUDC1026 genomic window:
- a CDS encoding ABC transporter permease, whose product MLRNYLKIAWRHLLQRRFYSLLNITGLAAGLAFFLLIGSYIWSEFQVNRQLRQADRHYLVQSHWKDENMGIAFTTLAPLGPALKAQYPTLVANFYRFYGASATLSKGTTQARESMQIGDSTLLAMYGFPLLHGDPRTALSGPNSMVITAAKAMRYFGRTDVINESLQVETTAAGKQTFLITGVLAPLPANSVSNLLTEKNEIFMPLSSLRYFFGGEGPMSSWLNQYIVTYVELQPGVSAQSLEKPLAQLIKTNTPADIQKNLTAYVTPLTDYYLQSNNGLIRKMIITLASVAVFILLMAVVNFVNMSMGSSSSRLREIGVRKALGGLRQQLTVQFLLEALTLTTLSAGLSLVLYVLFRPLFSDVVGKTIPSLQSLPWQYGLVIVGLLLVIGILAGAYPALRLSAYSSTDSLKGKEKSVAEGAWLRRSLVTVQFTIAIFVFVGAIIVSQQIAYFFDTDLGFKKEAVLTVSSLPRDWSAKGVARMEVARDQLARLPGIQAASLSFEIPNGNIGNSGNLYREGRDSTQGASVQLMTTDQYFAQTYQIPLRSGRYFNQDHSGYDSTSLVINEAAVRALGYKTAEAAIGQSVRIQNFPQSFQIGGVVQDFHVNTMHEAIRPLAIAQVQQASIYRFFSFRIAPGRTRQTLAGIEQKWRTLFPDAPFDYAFMDQTLQRLYQTELQLEKAAYVATGLALLIVILGVVGLVSLSVTRRTKEVGIRKVLGASVPNIVFLFVKEYAWIMVVANALAWPLAYWLLTNWLADYAYHETLGWLPFLQVGLVLTLLTGIVISVQVIKAALMNPVKSLRID is encoded by the coding sequence ATGCTGCGCAATTACCTGAAAATAGCCTGGCGCCACCTGCTCCAGCGTCGGTTTTACTCCCTGCTTAACATCACGGGCTTAGCTGCCGGCCTGGCCTTTTTTCTCCTGATCGGCAGCTACATCTGGAGCGAGTTTCAGGTGAATCGCCAGTTAAGACAAGCGGACCGCCACTATCTTGTTCAAAGTCACTGGAAAGACGAAAACATGGGCATAGCCTTTACGACGCTAGCCCCGCTCGGTCCGGCCCTTAAGGCCCAGTACCCCACCCTGGTTGCCAATTTCTATCGGTTCTATGGCGCCAGTGCTACGTTATCAAAAGGAACTACGCAGGCCCGGGAATCCATGCAGATTGGCGACTCAACCTTGCTCGCCATGTACGGTTTCCCCTTACTGCATGGCGATCCCCGCACGGCGCTAAGCGGTCCTAATTCGATGGTCATTACGGCGGCCAAAGCCATGCGTTACTTCGGCAGGACGGACGTAATAAATGAATCGTTGCAGGTTGAAACCACAGCCGCCGGTAAGCAAACTTTTTTGATTACCGGCGTTCTGGCTCCCCTACCCGCCAATTCGGTCTCCAATCTCCTCACCGAGAAGAATGAGATCTTTATGCCATTGAGTAGCCTGAGGTATTTCTTCGGGGGAGAAGGCCCAATGTCTTCCTGGCTTAATCAATACATTGTTACCTACGTCGAATTACAGCCCGGCGTTTCTGCGCAGAGCCTGGAAAAACCGCTGGCTCAGCTCATCAAAACGAATACGCCAGCCGATATCCAGAAGAACCTAACCGCTTACGTTACGCCCCTCACCGATTACTACCTGCAGAGCAACAACGGTCTGATCCGGAAAATGATCATCACACTGGCGTCGGTTGCCGTGTTCATTCTCCTGATGGCGGTTGTCAATTTCGTCAATATGTCGATGGGTAGCTCGTCGTCACGATTGCGGGAGATTGGCGTTCGGAAAGCACTGGGCGGTTTACGTCAGCAGTTAACGGTTCAGTTCCTACTCGAAGCGCTTACCTTAACGACCTTATCCGCTGGACTATCGTTGGTTTTGTACGTCCTGTTTCGACCCCTGTTTAGCGACGTAGTGGGTAAAACCATTCCCTCGTTACAGAGTCTTCCCTGGCAGTACGGCCTGGTCATAGTGGGTTTACTGCTGGTTATTGGCATCCTGGCGGGAGCCTACCCCGCGTTACGTCTGTCGGCTTATTCCTCCACCGATTCACTGAAGGGCAAGGAAAAATCAGTCGCTGAAGGAGCCTGGCTTCGGCGTTCTTTAGTGACGGTTCAGTTTACCATCGCCATTTTTGTCTTCGTGGGAGCCATTATCGTCTCTCAGCAGATTGCCTATTTCTTCGATACCGATCTGGGCTTCAAAAAAGAAGCGGTACTGACGGTTTCCTCACTACCGCGCGACTGGTCGGCTAAGGGCGTGGCCCGGATGGAAGTTGCCCGCGATCAGTTGGCCCGTCTCCCCGGCATCCAGGCGGCAAGTCTGTCCTTCGAGATTCCTAACGGGAACATTGGGAACAGCGGAAATCTCTATCGTGAAGGCAGGGACTCAACGCAGGGTGCCAGCGTGCAGCTCATGACCACCGATCAGTATTTTGCGCAAACGTATCAGATTCCACTGCGTAGCGGTCGGTATTTCAACCAGGACCACAGTGGCTACGACTCAACCAGCCTGGTTATTAACGAAGCCGCCGTTCGAGCCCTGGGCTACAAAACAGCCGAAGCCGCAATTGGTCAATCGGTCCGGATACAGAACTTTCCTCAATCGTTTCAGATTGGTGGGGTTGTCCAGGATTTCCACGTCAACACGATGCACGAAGCGATCCGGCCGCTGGCCATTGCTCAGGTTCAACAGGCGTCCATTTATCGATTCTTCTCATTCCGGATCGCACCGGGCCGCACCCGCCAAACCCTGGCTGGTATTGAGCAGAAATGGCGAACTCTCTTTCCCGATGCACCATTCGACTACGCTTTCATGGATCAGACGCTTCAGCGGCTGTACCAGACAGAACTACAGTTGGAAAAAGCGGCCTACGTAGCTACGGGCTTAGCTTTACTAATTGTCATTCTGGGTGTAGTAGGGCTGGTGTCGCTGAGTGTGACCCGCCGGACCAAAGAGGTAGGAATCCGTAAAGTGCTGGGGGCTTCTGTGCCCAACATTGTCTTCTTGTTCGTAAAAGAATACGCGTGGATTATGGTCGTGGCCAACGCGTTGGCCTGGCCGCTGGCCTACTGGCTCCTGACCAATTGGCTTGCCGATTACGCCTACCACGAGACGTTGGGCTGGCTACCGTTTCTTCAGGTTGGGCTTGTGCTAACCTTATTGACCGGTATCGTCATCAGCGTTCAGGTAATCAAAGCCGCCCTGATGAATCCCGTAAAGAGCCTGCGCATTGACTAA
- a CDS encoding ABC transporter permease, whose translation MLQNYLKIALRTLRKNRVFSLINIAGLALGITAFVFILEYVAYERSFNQFHKNLPTLYRLLTQSKSGDIWSAMSPPVGPLAKEKLPEVRNFCRIAENSANGIVSFPEARSLQSFRESKLAYADASFFTLFTFPLIKGTATTALVQPNTVALSQSQAHKCFGAQNPIGQTLTLNNQFGKTLYTVTAVYADIPQNSDLSFDAVFALQTLANPANLNGNDWARLDSFYGTYLTTFLELPERTPGVPADYKALEAKINTLAKQRNPDEQNRFIVQPATTLHLASSLSDDYQTSGSLGFVYILSGIAGLVLLIAWFNYVNLSTAGALKRAKEVGVRKVIGAGPGQLIGQFLGESLLLNGLGFLLALLLVTVLQSSFNEFIQKDLSLDKLDLDGFWLVGLALLLIGAIASGGYVAFTMTSFQPIQTLKGTYQGGKNGWLRKTLVVAQFSASIALVIATLVLYRQLQYMQNKDLGVRLTQRVVIKGPALAQNGSFTPATAVLEDELSQLPYVKSFCQTSIVPGNFYNFTADGITKQNPRPGDDKKSYSMGIIDDRFLTTYEIKLIAGRNFTTQEAELGYEKSAKVMINETGARQLGFASAGQSVGQRLNWGQAFEIVGVIADYHHQGLQQAIQPVVFLPRRSVSDLTVQLTTNQVQDKLTQLEQLYKAAYPGNPFEFFFADENYNRQYQNERQYSRVFTVGSALAIFIACLGLFGLATFTTEQRTKEIGVRKVLGASVVSIVTLLSKDFLKLVFVAIGIASPLAYYGMHRWLQDFAYKVDITWWVFALAGLFAVGIAVLTVSLQSAKAALVNPVKSLRSE comes from the coding sequence GTTTTCTCCCTGATCAACATTGCTGGTCTGGCGCTCGGCATCACAGCCTTTGTGTTTATTCTGGAGTACGTCGCCTACGAGCGGAGCTTCAACCAGTTCCATAAAAACCTGCCGACGCTGTATCGATTACTCACCCAAAGCAAGTCGGGCGATATCTGGTCAGCCATGTCTCCGCCCGTCGGTCCGCTGGCGAAGGAAAAACTCCCGGAGGTACGTAATTTTTGCCGCATCGCGGAGAATTCGGCCAACGGCATTGTAAGCTTTCCCGAAGCTCGTTCCCTTCAGTCATTTCGGGAAAGTAAGCTGGCGTATGCCGATGCTAGTTTCTTCACGCTTTTTACGTTCCCGCTCATCAAAGGGACAGCCACTACGGCGCTTGTCCAGCCCAATACGGTTGCGCTGTCCCAGTCGCAGGCTCACAAATGTTTCGGGGCGCAAAACCCGATCGGTCAGACCCTGACCCTTAATAACCAGTTCGGTAAAACGCTGTACACCGTTACGGCCGTTTACGCCGACATTCCCCAAAATTCGGACTTGTCGTTCGATGCCGTGTTTGCGTTACAAACGCTGGCGAACCCAGCTAATCTGAACGGGAATGACTGGGCGCGGCTCGATAGTTTTTACGGTACGTACCTGACCACCTTCCTGGAACTTCCGGAGCGTACCCCCGGCGTTCCGGCGGATTACAAGGCGCTGGAAGCAAAGATCAATACACTGGCTAAGCAACGTAATCCAGATGAGCAAAACCGGTTCATCGTTCAGCCAGCAACCACATTGCATCTGGCTTCTTCGCTGAGCGACGATTATCAGACCAGTGGCAGCCTGGGTTTTGTCTACATACTGAGTGGCATCGCCGGACTGGTCCTGCTGATTGCCTGGTTTAATTACGTCAACTTGTCGACGGCAGGTGCTTTGAAGCGGGCCAAAGAAGTGGGCGTCCGTAAAGTAATCGGGGCTGGACCGGGTCAGCTTATTGGGCAGTTTCTGGGCGAATCGCTGCTGCTGAACGGGCTGGGCTTCTTGCTGGCCTTGCTGCTGGTTACGGTGCTCCAGTCATCGTTCAACGAATTTATTCAGAAGGATTTGTCACTCGACAAGCTCGACCTCGATGGTTTCTGGTTGGTCGGGCTGGCTTTGCTGCTGATCGGAGCAATCGCATCGGGCGGTTACGTGGCCTTCACGATGACCTCGTTTCAGCCCATCCAGACACTAAAAGGGACGTATCAGGGCGGTAAGAATGGCTGGCTCCGCAAAACGCTGGTCGTCGCGCAGTTCAGCGCATCGATTGCGCTGGTTATTGCCACGCTGGTGCTGTACCGGCAGCTTCAGTACATGCAGAACAAAGACCTCGGTGTCCGGCTGACGCAGCGCGTTGTGATCAAAGGACCAGCGTTAGCCCAGAACGGTTCGTTTACCCCAGCAACGGCTGTCCTGGAAGACGAGCTTAGCCAGCTTCCCTACGTTAAAAGCTTTTGTCAGACGAGCATTGTACCCGGCAATTTTTACAATTTCACCGCCGACGGGATTACAAAACAAAACCCGCGGCCGGGCGACGACAAGAAATCGTATTCGATGGGAATCATTGACGATCGGTTCCTGACGACCTACGAAATCAAACTGATAGCTGGTCGGAATTTCACCACACAGGAAGCGGAGTTGGGCTACGAGAAGAGCGCGAAAGTGATGATCAACGAAACGGGGGCCCGTCAACTGGGCTTCGCGTCGGCCGGTCAGTCAGTCGGACAACGGCTTAATTGGGGGCAAGCGTTCGAGATCGTTGGTGTTATCGCCGACTACCACCATCAAGGTTTACAGCAGGCCATACAGCCCGTCGTTTTTCTGCCTCGCCGGTCGGTCAGCGATCTGACGGTTCAATTAACTACCAATCAGGTGCAGGACAAACTAACCCAGTTGGAACAGCTCTACAAAGCCGCTTACCCCGGCAACCCCTTCGAGTTCTTCTTCGCCGACGAGAACTACAACCGTCAGTACCAGAACGAGCGGCAGTATAGCCGGGTGTTCACAGTTGGATCGGCACTGGCCATTTTCATTGCCTGCCTGGGACTGTTTGGTCTGGCGACGTTTACGACCGAACAACGCACCAAAGAAATCGGCGTCCGTAAGGTACTCGGTGCCAGTGTAGTTAGTATCGTTACGTTACTTTCCAAAGATTTCCTCAAACTGGTATTCGTGGCCATCGGTATTGCGTCTCCCCTTGCCTATTACGGCATGCACCGCTGGCTACAGGATTTTGCGTATAAGGTCGACATCACCTGGTGGGTATTTGCCCTGGCTGGTTTATTCGCCGTAGGCATTGCGGTCCTTACCGTGAGTCTTCAGAGTGCCAAGGCCGCGCTGGTCAATCCGGTGAAGAGTCTACGGAGTGAGTAA